One part of the Microbulbifer sp. THAF38 genome encodes these proteins:
- the xseA gene encoding exodeoxyribonuclease VII large subunit, with amino-acid sequence MQSSSAAPNTKRSVLSVSDLNREVKQLLEGSVPLLWIGGEISNFTVPSSGHWYFSLKDARAQVRCAMFRGRNRSVAFRPQNGREVLIRARVSLYEGRGEFQLIVEHMEEAGFGALMRQLEQLKAKLQAEGLFDSARKRALPYLPTNIGIITSPTGAAIRDMIHVLERRHPGAQIELWPVAVQGQGAALQIADAIEKAGRSGRHDLLIVGRGGGSLEDLWPFNEEVVARALAVCPIPTISAVGHETDTTVSDLAADVRAPTPSAAAEIASANAAELFQRLENSKLRLYRAIQHQVRHLQQQVTLNRNRLRHPREQLQNRSQRLDHLEMRLLTAGQQQIQLRRSQLTSTLRAFAHCQPQRQLQEKGEQLRQVQNALERAAERLLLQKTDRLNHQAQLLHHVSPLAVLQRGYAIAKDSQGRALKDSRALEINQEIEVQLARGHFSAKVESIDH; translated from the coding sequence ATGCAATCCAGCTCCGCAGCCCCCAACACCAAGCGTAGCGTCCTCTCGGTTAGCGACCTCAACCGGGAGGTGAAACAATTGCTGGAGGGCAGCGTACCCTTACTGTGGATCGGTGGGGAGATCTCCAATTTTACCGTGCCCAGCTCAGGCCACTGGTATTTTAGTTTGAAAGACGCCCGCGCCCAGGTGCGCTGTGCCATGTTCCGCGGACGCAACCGCAGTGTGGCCTTTCGCCCACAAAACGGCCGCGAAGTGCTGATCCGTGCACGGGTAAGCCTCTACGAGGGCCGCGGGGAATTCCAGCTGATCGTGGAGCATATGGAGGAGGCTGGCTTTGGCGCCCTGATGCGCCAACTGGAACAGCTCAAGGCCAAGCTTCAAGCCGAAGGGCTGTTCGATAGCGCCCGCAAACGCGCCCTGCCCTATTTACCCACCAATATCGGTATTATCACCTCCCCCACCGGCGCCGCTATCCGCGACATGATCCATGTGTTGGAGCGCCGCCACCCTGGAGCGCAAATTGAACTCTGGCCAGTGGCCGTACAGGGCCAGGGAGCTGCACTGCAAATCGCCGACGCTATCGAAAAGGCAGGGCGCAGCGGACGCCACGACTTGCTTATTGTGGGTCGCGGCGGCGGCTCTCTGGAGGATCTTTGGCCCTTTAATGAAGAAGTTGTGGCGAGGGCTTTAGCGGTTTGCCCTATCCCCACAATCTCCGCCGTAGGTCACGAGACCGACACGACGGTTTCTGACCTTGCCGCCGATGTGCGTGCACCCACCCCCTCTGCGGCTGCAGAAATTGCCAGCGCAAATGCCGCTGAGTTATTTCAACGCCTGGAAAACAGCAAGCTTCGATTATATCGGGCCATCCAGCACCAGGTGCGTCATTTACAACAGCAAGTTACGCTGAATCGAAATCGGCTGCGCCACCCCCGTGAGCAACTACAAAACCGCTCACAACGCCTCGACCACCTGGAGATGCGCCTATTAACAGCAGGGCAGCAGCAAATCCAGCTACGCCGCAGCCAATTGACATCGACCCTGCGGGCCTTCGCCCACTGCCAACCCCAGCGACAACTGCAGGAAAAAGGCGAGCAACTGAGGCAGGTACAAAATGCCTTAGAGCGAGCGGCGGAACGCCTTTTACTGCAAAAAACTGACAGGCTCAATCACCAGGCGCAGTTACTTCATCATGTAAGCCCCCTAGCAGTTTTACAGCGGGGATATGCCATCGCCAAAGATTCACAGGGACGCGCCTTGAAAGACAGCCGCGCACTGGAGATTAACCAGGAGATTGAAGTTCAACTGGCCCGCGGTCACTTCTCTGCCAAGGTGGAGAGCATCGACCACTAA
- the guaB gene encoding IMP dehydrogenase has protein sequence MSESNLRIAREALTFDDVLLVPGYSEVTAKDVSLKTKLSRNITLNIPIVSAAMDSVTESRLAIALAQEGGIGIIHKSMSIEEQALAVRAVKKFEAGVVKDPITIESDATVRELIALTTHHNISGVPVMDRGDLVGIVTSRDVRFLTDLDVSVASVMTPKERLVTAHEDASSDHVRELLHKHRIEKVLVVNDNFELRGLITVKDFNKAEQYPNSCKDSDGRLRVGASVGTSPDTDDRVAALVEAGVDVLVVDTAHGHSRNVIDRVRRIKEMHPQVDVIGGNIATGDAARALVEAGADAVKVGIGPGSICTTRIVTGIGVPQVTAIAEVSSALEGTGVPMIADGGIRYSGDISKAIVAGASSVMMGSMFAGTEEAPGEVELYQGRTYKSYRGMGSLGAMARTQGSSDRYFQDASKGAEKLVPEGIEGRVPYKGPLSAIVHQMLGGLRSAMGYTGSVDIETMRTRPEFVRVTSAGMGESHVHDVQITKEAPNYPVGGR, from the coding sequence ATGTCTGAATCCAATCTGCGCATCGCGCGCGAAGCCCTCACTTTCGACGACGTCCTACTTGTGCCCGGTTATTCCGAGGTGACTGCCAAGGATGTCAGCCTTAAAACCAAACTGTCCCGTAACATCACCCTGAATATTCCCATTGTCTCCGCCGCCATGGATTCAGTGACGGAATCGCGCCTGGCTATTGCCCTGGCTCAGGAAGGTGGTATCGGCATTATCCACAAGAGTATGTCTATCGAAGAGCAGGCTCTTGCGGTGCGCGCCGTGAAAAAATTTGAAGCCGGTGTGGTTAAAGACCCGATCACGATCGAGTCGGATGCCACCGTTCGCGAATTGATCGCCCTGACCACCCATCACAATATTTCCGGGGTTCCGGTGATGGATAGAGGAGATTTGGTGGGTATCGTCACCAGTCGCGATGTCCGCTTCCTTACCGACCTGGATGTAAGTGTTGCCAGTGTGATGACGCCAAAAGAGCGCCTGGTAACTGCCCACGAAGATGCTTCTTCTGATCATGTGCGTGAATTGCTGCACAAGCACCGCATCGAAAAGGTGTTGGTGGTAAACGACAATTTCGAGCTGCGTGGTCTGATTACTGTAAAAGACTTTAACAAAGCTGAGCAGTATCCAAACTCCTGTAAAGATTCCGATGGCCGTCTGCGTGTTGGTGCCTCAGTAGGTACCAGCCCGGATACCGATGACCGCGTGGCGGCATTAGTAGAAGCCGGTGTCGATGTACTGGTAGTGGATACCGCCCACGGCCATTCCCGCAACGTGATTGATCGTGTGCGTCGCATTAAAGAGATGCATCCCCAGGTGGATGTGATTGGCGGCAATATTGCAACCGGCGATGCCGCGCGCGCACTGGTGGAAGCCGGTGCGGACGCGGTGAAAGTCGGTATTGGCCCGGGTTCTATTTGCACCACCCGAATCGTAACGGGTATCGGTGTTCCCCAGGTCACTGCAATTGCCGAGGTTTCCTCTGCGCTTGAAGGTACCGGTGTGCCCATGATCGCCGATGGCGGTATCCGCTACTCCGGTGATATCTCCAAGGCAATTGTTGCCGGTGCTTCCTCTGTAATGATGGGCTCCATGTTTGCCGGTACCGAAGAGGCGCCGGGCGAGGTGGAGCTTTACCAGGGGCGTACTTACAAATCCTATCGCGGTATGGGCTCCCTCGGCGCTATGGCGCGCACACAGGGTTCCTCTGATCGCTACTTCCAGGATGCCAGTAAGGGCGCAGAAAAACTGGTTCCAGAGGGTATCGAAGGGCGTGTTCCTTACAAAGGTCCTCTGTCTGCCATTGTGCATCAGATGCTGGGCGGCCTGCGCTCTGCTATGGGCTATACCGGCAGTGTGGATATCGAAACCATGCGCACTCGCCCGGAATTTGTGCGGGTAACCTCCGCCGGCATGGGTGAATCCCATGTGCACGATGTGCAGATTACCAAAGAGGCGCCCAACTACCCGGTGGGCGGACGCTAA
- the guaA gene encoding glutamine-hydrolyzing GMP synthase: MSQDIHSSRILILDFGSQYTQLIARRVRELGVFSEIRAFDMSDEEIREYNPKGIILAGGPESVPEEGSPRAPEAVFNLGVPVLGICYGMQTMAHQLGGAVQGSNIREFGYAQVKVEGSSNLLRDIKDHLNEEGEALLDVWMSHGDKVVQMPEGFELMASTDSCPIAGMYSAEKNFFGVQFHPEVTHTLQGMRIYEHFVIDICGCEKLWTPANIIEDSIAKVREQVGEGKVLLGLSGGVDSSVVAALLHKAIGDQLTCVFVDNGLLRKNEGDQVMQMFADNMGVRVVRADAEEDFLSRLVGVDEPEAKRKIIGNTFIEIFDREASKLQDVKFLAQGTIYPDVIESAAAKTGKAHVIKSHHNVGGLPEDMQFELVEPLRELFKDEVRKIGLELGLPYDMVYRHPFPGPGLGVRILGEVKREYADILREADAIFIEELHKADWYHKTSQAFVVFLPVKSVGVVGDGRRYEYVVALRAVETVDFMTARWAHLPYELIEKVSNRIINEIEHISRVAYDVSSKPPATIEWE, encoded by the coding sequence ATGAGCCAAGATATCCACTCCAGCCGAATCCTGATCCTCGACTTTGGGTCCCAGTACACCCAGTTGATCGCCCGCCGTGTGCGCGAGCTGGGTGTTTTCTCTGAAATTCGCGCCTTCGATATGAGCGATGAAGAGATCCGCGAATACAACCCGAAAGGTATTATTCTGGCTGGCGGGCCTGAGTCCGTACCGGAAGAGGGTTCTCCCCGTGCGCCAGAAGCGGTTTTCAATTTGGGCGTGCCGGTATTGGGCATCTGCTATGGCATGCAAACCATGGCACATCAACTCGGTGGTGCCGTACAGGGCAGTAACATCCGCGAGTTTGGCTACGCCCAGGTAAAAGTCGAAGGCAGCTCCAATCTACTGCGCGATATCAAAGACCACCTCAACGAGGAAGGGGAAGCGCTGCTGGATGTATGGATGAGCCATGGCGATAAGGTTGTGCAGATGCCGGAAGGCTTTGAGCTGATGGCTTCCACCGATTCCTGCCCCATCGCCGGTATGTACTCCGCCGAGAAGAATTTCTTCGGTGTGCAGTTCCACCCGGAAGTTACCCACACCCTGCAGGGCATGCGGATCTATGAACACTTTGTTATCGATATCTGCGGCTGTGAAAAACTCTGGACGCCGGCCAATATTATCGAGGATTCCATCGCCAAAGTGCGCGAGCAGGTAGGTGAAGGCAAAGTGTTGCTGGGTCTTTCAGGTGGTGTCGACAGCTCTGTGGTGGCGGCACTGCTGCACAAGGCGATTGGCGATCAGCTGACCTGTGTTTTTGTGGACAACGGCCTGTTGCGCAAAAACGAAGGTGATCAGGTAATGCAAATGTTCGCCGACAATATGGGTGTACGGGTTGTTCGCGCCGATGCGGAAGAAGACTTCCTCTCGCGTCTGGTGGGTGTGGATGAGCCTGAAGCCAAGCGCAAAATTATCGGCAATACCTTTATTGAAATATTCGATCGCGAAGCTTCCAAGCTGCAGGATGTTAAGTTCCTGGCTCAGGGCACTATCTATCCGGATGTGATCGAATCCGCCGCCGCCAAAACCGGCAAAGCCCATGTGATTAAGTCGCACCACAATGTGGGTGGCCTGCCGGAAGATATGCAGTTCGAGTTGGTGGAACCGCTGCGCGAACTGTTCAAGGATGAAGTGCGCAAGATCGGCCTGGAGCTGGGCCTGCCCTACGATATGGTCTACCGCCACCCCTTCCCGGGACCGGGTCTGGGGGTGCGTATTCTCGGCGAAGTAAAGAGAGAGTACGCCGATATCCTGCGCGAGGCAGATGCGATCTTTATCGAGGAGTTACACAAGGCCGATTGGTATCACAAAACCAGCCAGGCGTTTGTGGTGTTCCTGCCGGTGAAATCGGTTGGTGTGGTGGGTGATGGTCGCCGTTACGAATATGTGGTGGCACTGCGCGCAGTGGAAACCGTGGACTTTATGACAGCCCGTTGGGCGCACCTGCCTTACGAGCTGATTGAGAAAGTCTCCAATCGCATAATCAATGAGATTGAGCATATCTCCCGCGTAGCTTACGACGTATCGAGCAAACCACCGGCCACCATCGAGTGGGAATAA
- a CDS encoding RNA methyltransferase — protein MKDSSEYLKKRAFFDSLLTIYGRKPVLEALEDPDLPVHKLHLASSNRRDQLISRMEALAEERQIETAFWDRKGLSRISKNSRQDQGVALDLALPNYGSYKAFLQNHRNEVKTYELLALDGITNPQNLGMIIRSACAGGVDGIILPRKGCAQIDPLVIKASTGTLFKTQILRCETLADALADFRESGARICGLSSYASVTLAEITGNKPTIFVLGNETHGVSDAVAKQCNELVRIPMQNGVESLNVAVTAALISFRQQF, from the coding sequence GTGAAAGACTCCTCTGAATACCTGAAAAAAAGAGCTTTTTTCGACAGCCTGCTAACTATTTACGGGCGCAAACCGGTACTCGAAGCACTGGAAGACCCAGACCTCCCGGTACACAAACTGCACTTGGCGAGCAGTAACCGGCGCGATCAACTGATCAGCCGCATGGAAGCCCTGGCCGAGGAGCGCCAGATAGAAACCGCCTTTTGGGATCGCAAAGGGCTCTCCCGCATCTCGAAAAATTCCCGCCAGGATCAGGGGGTGGCACTGGATCTCGCCCTACCCAACTACGGTAGTTATAAAGCCTTCCTACAAAATCACAGGAATGAGGTTAAAACCTACGAACTTTTGGCTCTGGACGGTATTACCAACCCACAGAATCTCGGCATGATTATCCGCTCTGCCTGTGCTGGCGGCGTGGACGGAATCATCCTGCCCAGGAAAGGCTGCGCACAAATAGATCCATTGGTTATCAAAGCCAGCACCGGTACCCTGTTTAAAACTCAGATACTCCGTTGCGAAACGCTGGCAGATGCACTGGCAGACTTTCGCGAGTCTGGCGCACGCATCTGTGGCCTGTCCTCCTACGCCTCAGTGACTCTGGCAGAGATTACCGGTAACAAGCCAACCATTTTTGTGTTGGGCAACGAAACTCACGGTGTCAGCGACGCCGTCGCCAAACAGTGCAATGAGTTAGTGCGTATCCCCATGCAAAACGGTGTGGAGAGCCTCAACGTGGCAGTTACCGCCGCATTGATCAGCTTTCGCCAACAATTCTAA
- a CDS encoding Rossmann-like and DUF2520 domain-containing protein, which produces MKTLNIIGAGRLGKTLGRLWQQAGVFQVQSILNRSFDNAKAAEDFIGAGRAVPALKSMEPADFWLIACGDSEIAATADRLADHLGKREGIVAFHCSGALSSQVLEVLRPASIASAHPVHSFADPLRSLDSFTGSSVALEGDSSATAALEEAFTAIGCKTLTIEAQHKSLYHAGSVIACNYLTVLIDLSLHSFAAAGIDRDSALKLLEPIVLQTAQNNMALGPETSLTGPIARGDLETVANQLKNLTSVSPELAHHYRQLGLACVELARRGQLSDESAAKLIELLSEPMR; this is translated from the coding sequence ATGAAGACACTCAATATTATTGGTGCCGGGCGCCTGGGGAAAACGCTCGGGCGCCTGTGGCAACAGGCCGGAGTTTTTCAGGTTCAATCGATCCTTAATCGCAGTTTCGATAACGCAAAAGCAGCGGAAGATTTCATCGGCGCCGGGCGCGCAGTTCCCGCACTGAAATCCATGGAACCGGCGGACTTCTGGCTGATCGCCTGCGGCGATAGCGAAATTGCCGCAACAGCCGATCGCCTCGCTGACCACCTTGGCAAGCGCGAAGGCATTGTTGCCTTTCACTGCAGCGGCGCCCTCAGCTCCCAAGTGCTCGAAGTTCTGCGCCCCGCCTCCATCGCCAGCGCCCACCCGGTACACAGCTTTGCCGACCCGCTGCGTTCCCTCGATAGCTTCACTGGCAGCAGTGTTGCCCTAGAAGGCGACAGCTCTGCCACTGCAGCTTTAGAGGAAGCCTTCACTGCCATAGGCTGTAAGACCCTCACCATCGAAGCCCAACATAAGTCTCTATACCATGCGGGTTCGGTGATCGCGTGCAACTATCTCACCGTGTTGATCGACCTCAGCCTGCACAGCTTCGCCGCGGCGGGCATCGACCGCGACAGCGCCCTCAAGTTACTGGAGCCCATTGTCCTGCAGACTGCTCAGAACAATATGGCCCTGGGGCCGGAGACATCCCTCACCGGCCCGATCGCCCGGGGTGACCTGGAAACCGTAGCCAACCAGCTGAAAAACTTAACGTCGGTATCGCCAGAACTTGCGCACCACTATCGCCAACTGGGCCTCGCCTGTGTAGAGTTGGCGCGGCGCGGCCAGCTATCCGATGAAAGCGCGGCCAAATTGATCGAATTATTGAGTGAGCCAATGCGGTGA
- a CDS encoding pyridoxine 5'-phosphate synthase — MIALSVNLNKIALIRNSREGNFPDVTAHGRMCLDAGAQGITVHPRPDQRHIRPRDVRELAALCRDRHGIEFNIEGNPFAEHQGDYPGLMSLALETQPDQCTLVPDSNDQLTSDHGFNLKLDGPRLVPIIAKLKDAGIRVSLFMDPDLEQISLAKDVGADRIELYTGPYAEAAAKQSAELEDIFNAHCAAAEHARQLGLGVNAGHDLNLVNLPRYRTLPGLQEVSIGHALTVDAIGMGLENAVKAYLSCLAGN; from the coding sequence GTGATCGCTCTCAGTGTTAATCTCAACAAAATCGCCCTGATCCGCAATTCCCGCGAAGGTAACTTTCCCGATGTTACCGCCCACGGCCGAATGTGCCTGGACGCAGGCGCCCAGGGGATCACCGTGCACCCGCGCCCGGATCAACGCCATATTCGCCCCCGTGACGTGCGCGAACTGGCCGCCCTCTGTCGCGATCGCCATGGTATTGAGTTCAATATTGAGGGCAATCCTTTTGCCGAGCACCAGGGGGACTACCCAGGCCTGATGTCACTCGCTCTGGAAACCCAGCCGGACCAGTGCACCCTGGTTCCCGACAGCAACGACCAACTGACCTCGGACCACGGCTTCAACCTCAAGCTGGACGGGCCGCGCTTAGTGCCCATAATCGCCAAGCTCAAGGACGCCGGCATCCGTGTCAGCCTGTTTATGGACCCGGATCTGGAGCAGATCAGCCTGGCCAAGGATGTGGGCGCTGACCGCATTGAGCTGTACACCGGCCCTTATGCGGAGGCAGCCGCCAAGCAGAGTGCAGAGCTAGAAGACATCTTCAACGCCCACTGTGCCGCCGCGGAGCACGCGCGCCAGCTGGGACTGGGGGTGAATGCGGGTCACGACCTGAACCTGGTCAACCTGCCCCGCTACCGCACCCTGCCGGGATTGCAGGAAGTCTCCATCGGCCACGCCCTCACCGTGGATGCCATCGGCATGGGCTTAGAAAATGCCGTTAAAGCCTACCTGAGCTGCCTCGCCGGCAACTAA
- a CDS encoding peptidylprolyl isomerase: MMRKLFAMLLCAALALPALAKNPRVELKTDLGIIQIELFAKEAPVTVKNFLTYTDSGFYDGIIFHRIVPGFVVQGGGFTFDFQRKETQDPIVNESTNGLQNLRGTLSMARTNDPDSATSQFFINLVDNTRLDAQEDKPGYAVFGRVVDGMDVVEKMVAQPRGLYRQHPSAPNMPIRILEAKRIDTGDNAVANNSKGE; the protein is encoded by the coding sequence ATGATGCGTAAACTTTTTGCAATGCTACTCTGTGCAGCCCTTGCCCTCCCCGCACTGGCCAAAAATCCGCGCGTGGAGCTGAAAACCGACTTGGGCATTATTCAGATCGAGCTCTTCGCCAAAGAGGCTCCAGTCACCGTAAAAAACTTCCTCACCTATACCGATAGCGGCTTTTACGACGGAATCATCTTCCACCGGATAGTGCCTGGTTTTGTAGTGCAGGGCGGCGGTTTTACATTCGACTTCCAAAGGAAGGAAACTCAAGATCCCATCGTCAACGAATCCACCAACGGCCTGCAAAACCTGCGCGGTACGCTCTCCATGGCCAGGACCAATGACCCGGACAGCGCCACCTCACAGTTTTTTATCAACCTGGTCGACAACACCAGGCTCGACGCGCAAGAGGACAAGCCCGGCTACGCCGTTTTTGGTCGGGTAGTCGATGGGATGGATGTGGTGGAAAAAATGGTAGCGCAGCCTCGCGGTCTCTATCGACAGCACCCAAGCGCCCCCAACATGCCCATCCGCATCCTCGAGGCTAAACGTATTGACACCGGTGACAACGCCGTCGCCAACAACAGTAAGGGAGAATAA